CCACTGACGATCTGGGCACCGTTGAACATCAGCGTGCCGGCTGAAAGCCGCACCCCGAAGAAGGGGACATCGCAGTCGATCATGGCGCCGGTGAAGTCGAAGTCGTGCCCGCGCCACGACGGTCCTGCCTCCAGCCGCAGGTGAGCTCCGATGATCCGCCAGATCGTGCGTCTGACCTCGGTCATCGACCGCAGATGGAGCCGGTGTTCCATGGAGGCATCTGGCTCGGGGCTGATCTCGTAGGGCATGCGTAGGTAGGCGCACAGTACGTCGATGCACGTCTGACGGCCAGCAGGCCAGTCGTCAGCGAGCCCGGCGAGCGCATGGACGCCTGCCAGCCGCACCGCCGCGTTGTCCTCGCCGAGCTGGCCGCAGGCGGTTGCGAAGCGTTCGTTGAACACACGAGAGCGTTCACGGTCCTCCTTGGAATGCTCGAGCGCGGAAGTCGTCTCAACCACGCGCTGCCGCCGGTAGGCCACAACGAGCGCGATCACGCCGCCGACTCCGGCGACTGAGGCGCCAGAGATTTTGATCATTTCCAGGAGGCTCGCAAGTGACAGCGTGGGGGTCCGCTCCATCACGGGAGCTCCCCAGACAAGCAGCAGAGCCGTGACCAGGCCGGCTACTCCAACAACGGCCAGCAGCAAGGCGCCTGCTATGGCCACGCCGATCGGCGTCAAGCGGACGCCCCCCATTTCGCTCGGGGGAAGGACTTCTCTTCGGTTGCGAGCGAGGGGTTTCTTTGCCACCTGCCCAAGCTTGGCAGCCCGCAGTCGTCTCCCGGGGTGCTTTGGCACGATGGCTACAGAAAGGGGCCACCTGATCCCAAGTCGGGTGGGAGCCGAGTTGCTATGTTTCGCGTCCAGCGAGGTACGGCCGGAGGCGGACACCGATCAAGTTGGATTCGCTTCGGTGGCGGGGGCTGTCGGCGTTCGGCGTGACGTGTCCCGGTCACGCTGGCCTGATGATCGTGGTGGTTGCTGGAGACCTGAATGACTCAGAATTGAGGTCTGACCTGGGGGTACACCATCAAGATCATCCCGAGCATATCCCCGGATCATGGTCCTACGGCTGCATATGGATGCTCTCGGCGACCTACCTGCGCCTGACAAGCAAAAGACCTGCGGCAGGAAAACCGCAGGTCAGAGGCTGAAATGCCTGGTGAAGAAGAGTGCCCCCGGCAGGATTCGAACCTGCGGCACCCGCTTTAGGAGAGCGGTGCTCTATCCCCTGAGCTACGGAGGCGGACTCTCGTAAGCCTAGCGAAAGTCTGGCACTGCGTGGGACGTAGGGCCGGGGTCAGTTTGGTGGGGTTGGTTATGGGAGCTCTGAGCTGCGGTAAAGGCATGACAAGTGATCAGAATCCGCCGCATCCCGCGTGGATAGCGTCTGCCTGTGACCACGAGGCGATGCAAGCAAGCACGTCGGCGCCCCGTCGTGTTGTTCGGGGCGTTGTTGGCGCCGGCGATTCTGGCCGGGGGGTTGTTGGCCGGGGAGATGCGGGGGTTTGAGCAGGGGGGCGGCGGCCGGGTGGTGTTGGGGGAGGGCGTCGGGAGGCTGGGCTTCGGGCCGGTGTTGATGCGGGCGCCGGCGCATCCGGATCGGGTGTACGAGGGTGGTGTGCCGGGGCCCGTGCGCGAGGCGTCGCGGCCGCAGGACGTTGTGGCTCCCCGTCCCGTCGCTACTGAAGAGCCCAGGTATGAGGAGCCCGTTACGCCGGCTCCTGTGCGGACGCAGGAGGGCGGGTGTCCTGAGGAGTGGGCGGATACCTGGTTGTGGGATATGTGCCTCGAAAAGGAGCGGCAGGCGGGGATGGAGATCGGGATCCCGGTACTGGGGTCCGGCGCGCCTGATCTGTGAGGGGCGGTACGTCGGGGGCGCTTATGTGGAGGTGACGGGACAG
The nucleotide sequence above comes from Nonomuraea helvata. Encoded proteins:
- a CDS encoding pentapeptide repeat-containing protein; the protein is MTPIGVAIAGALLLAVVGVAGLVTALLLVWGAPVMERTPTLSLASLLEMIKISGASVAGVGGVIALVVAYRRQRVVETTSALEHSKEDRERSRVFNERFATACGQLGEDNAAVRLAGVHALAGLADDWPAGRQTCIDVLCAYLRMPYEISPEPDASMEHRLHLRSMTEVRRTIWRIIGAHLRLEAGPSWRGHDFDFTGAMIDCDVPFFGVRLSAGTLMFNGAQIVSGNVWFHNAEFSGCEVVLSNMELIGGELSFQGATFSNGVIWLVGAEFRGGEVSFGHADFCGAEVWFHNAQFGGSKAWFDQARFGNGKAYFGTATFNGSEVTFEGARFEGGEVDLRAASGVAPSSFGLPAAAPGLLLPPPEECTVHQDPDQ